A stretch of bacterium DNA encodes these proteins:
- a CDS encoding SDR family oxidoreductase, with protein MSALREKNVLITGAASGIGRALASAALEAGARATLVDIDERALAEVAAGTDATRVAMSVADGDAWKTLVVPDDGWDFVALNAGVMSAPRDAPAEASDFMAITDDQYRRIVGVNLDGVAFGLRTTLPRLAETGAIVATASVAGLLGFAADPAYSMTKHGVIGLVRSVSAQLAMQGRPQRVCAICPGGVQTNIVPDFMAGTMDDAAMMDPAVIAAEIVDLWTSGENGEVRAKVLADRPAERIGEPRVGGFDMADL; from the coding sequence ATGAGCGCACTGCGCGAAAAGAACGTCCTGATCACCGGCGCAGCCTCGGGCATCGGAAGAGCCCTCGCGAGCGCCGCGCTCGAAGCAGGCGCCCGCGCCACCCTCGTCGACATCGACGAGCGTGCGCTCGCGGAGGTCGCCGCCGGGACCGACGCCACGCGGGTCGCCATGAGCGTCGCGGACGGGGACGCGTGGAAGACGCTCGTCGTGCCCGACGACGGCTGGGACTTCGTCGCGCTGAACGCGGGCGTGATGAGCGCGCCGCGGGACGCCCCCGCGGAGGCCTCGGACTTCATGGCCATCACCGACGACCAATATCGGCGGATCGTCGGCGTGAACCTCGACGGCGTCGCCTTCGGTCTCCGCACGACGCTCCCCCGACTCGCGGAAACCGGAGCGATCGTCGCCACCGCCTCGGTCGCAGGACTCCTCGGCTTCGCGGCCGACCCCGCCTACTCGATGACGAAGCACGGGGTGATCGGACTCGTCCGCTCGGTCTCGGCGCAGCTCGCGATGCAGGGGCGACCCCAGCGTGTCTGCGCGATCTGCCCCGGCGGCGTCCAGACGAACATCGTGCCCGATTTCATGGCGGGCACGATGGACGACGCGGCGATGATGGACCCCGCGGTGATCGCCGCCGAGATCGTCGACCTGTGGACGTCCGGCGAGAACGGCGAGGTCCGCGCGAAGGTCCTCGCGGACCGACCCGCGGAACGCATCGGCGAGCCGCGGGTCGGCGGATTCGACATGGCGGACCTGTGA
- a CDS encoding SDR family NAD(P)-dependent oxidoreductase, whose protein sequence is MQIKDSVAIIVGGASGMARATAELLAEEGARVAIFDLASSAGEEVAGTLPGDAIFRAIDIMDYDGVGAAIEDVVGHFGALHVGVNLAGGQIGGPARTFSKKGPHDLDNFAKTLELNTVGSFNFLRLCAEQMAKNEPNEDAERGCVISTASIAAFEGQIGQVSYAAAKSAIAAMSFVAARDLGNIGVRVNAIAPSLFNTGLVQQAPQEMKDALVAGAAFPLRMGEPREYALLAKAIIENPMLNGGTIRLDAGQRFGPR, encoded by the coding sequence ATGCAGATCAAGGATTCGGTCGCGATCATCGTCGGCGGCGCCTCGGGCATGGCCCGCGCGACGGCGGAGCTCCTCGCGGAAGAGGGCGCGCGCGTCGCGATCTTCGACCTCGCGAGCTCGGCCGGCGAGGAGGTGGCGGGGACGCTTCCCGGCGACGCGATCTTCCGCGCGATCGACATCATGGACTACGACGGCGTGGGGGCGGCCATCGAAGACGTCGTCGGTCACTTCGGGGCGCTCCACGTGGGCGTGAACCTCGCCGGCGGCCAGATCGGCGGTCCCGCGCGGACCTTCAGCAAGAAGGGACCGCACGATCTCGACAACTTCGCGAAGACCCTCGAGCTGAACACGGTCGGGAGCTTCAACTTCCTCCGGCTCTGCGCAGAGCAGATGGCGAAGAACGAGCCGAACGAGGACGCCGAACGCGGCTGCGTGATCAGCACGGCCTCGATCGCCGCTTTCGAGGGCCAGATCGGCCAGGTCTCCTACGCCGCCGCCAAGAGCGCGATCGCCGCGATGAGCTTCGTCGCCGCGCGGGATCTCGGGAACATCGGCGTCCGCGTGAACGCGATCGCGCCCTCGCTCTTCAATACGGGCCTCGTCCAGCAGGCGCCCCAGGAGATGAAGGACGCCCTGGTCGCGGGGGCCGCGTTCCCGCTCCGGATGGGCGAGCCGCGGGAGTACGCACTCCTCGCGAAGGCGATCATCGAGAACCCGATGCTGAACGGCGGCACGATCCGGCTCGACGCCGGTCAGCGATTCGGTCCGCGTTAG
- a CDS encoding thioesterase family protein yields MSDVLPNVLRLEKEGEGCYAAPHPEQDPEGRGVVFSGQLLAQMIMAADAELGETLEVKSIQAIFSRTGTYEQPLTLRTETTHAGRSFGSVTVTAYQGERLLSRGLLLLSGDEPDLIRHGPALEPPTSDPGTLAVDEVSQCFPGSETRTVVDPKATASDGTPRLDFWLRYPESLDHVAAQQAILAWSQPGEIIGLGLRPHSDTVRIEDAHRTLSTGVIAHTIHFQERFDLRESVLVRQSATVTGRGRVYGEGRVFDRAGRLVSTFSQDSMVRAAAKPIDPRKGL; encoded by the coding sequence ATGAGCGATGTCCTGCCGAACGTCCTGCGCCTCGAGAAGGAAGGGGAGGGATGCTATGCGGCGCCCCATCCTGAGCAGGATCCTGAAGGGCGGGGCGTCGTCTTCAGCGGTCAGCTCCTCGCGCAGATGATCATGGCCGCGGACGCGGAACTCGGCGAGACGCTCGAGGTCAAGTCGATCCAGGCGATCTTCTCTCGCACGGGGACCTATGAACAGCCACTGACGCTCCGCACGGAGACGACCCACGCCGGGCGATCCTTCGGGAGCGTCACCGTGACTGCCTACCAGGGGGAGCGGCTGCTCTCGCGCGGGCTGCTCCTGCTGAGCGGCGACGAGCCGGATCTGATCCGCCACGGGCCCGCACTCGAGCCGCCGACGTCCGACCCCGGGACGCTCGCGGTGGATGAGGTCTCGCAGTGCTTTCCCGGGAGCGAGACGCGGACGGTCGTCGATCCGAAGGCCACGGCTTCCGATGGCACGCCCCGCCTGGATTTCTGGCTTCGCTACCCGGAGTCGCTCGATCACGTCGCGGCCCAGCAGGCGATCCTGGCCTGGTCGCAGCCCGGCGAGATCATCGGTCTCGGGCTCAGGCCCCATTCCGACACGGTCCGGATCGAAGACGCGCACCGAACGCTCTCGACCGGCGTGATCGCGCACACGATCCACTTCCAGGAGCGCTTCGATCTCCGCGAATCCGTCCTCGTACGGCAGTCGGCGACGGTGACCGGTCGCGGTCGCGTCTACGGGGAAGGGCGGGTCTTCGATCGTGCGGGCCGGCTCGTCTCGACGTTCTCCCAGGACAGCATGGTTCGCGCCGCAGCGAAGCCGATCGACCCGAGGAAGGGGCTCTAG
- a CDS encoding amidohydrolase yields MDALSQMPVVDVDSHWTEPPDLWSSRAPAKLKDRVLRVHRTDDGVEQWIIEDGQVMGSVGYCSIRKDGSKTQASIAMDSFEEVHPGAIDVEPRLAYMDEHGLAIQIVYPNILGFAGNLLMRVEDEEHRAFCATAYNDAAAEMQKASGGRLYPQAMLPFWDVPAAIRELERAQDDLGLTGVVLTDSTDDWGLPSLGDPHWDPLWDALQSRGMPVNFHIGGGGGPMKLWGTYPPARAFAALSTMAQMGNLVCITNLIYSGVLDRFPSLKFVSVESGIGWLPFLIESLEYQYDENGVDDLKLRPMDYFRRQIYGSYWFEKNPAPAIEALGEDNLMFETDFPHATCLYPGVQDTMRQSLAGLDERVQRKLLYETAARVYQIDVGV; encoded by the coding sequence ATGGATGCCCTCTCGCAGATGCCGGTCGTCGACGTGGATTCCCACTGGACCGAGCCGCCCGACCTCTGGAGCTCGCGCGCGCCCGCCAAGCTCAAGGACCGCGTCCTGCGCGTCCACCGGACCGACGACGGCGTCGAGCAGTGGATCATCGAAGACGGCCAGGTCATGGGCTCGGTCGGCTACTGCTCGATCCGAAAGGACGGGTCGAAGACCCAGGCCTCGATCGCGATGGACTCCTTCGAAGAGGTCCACCCGGGCGCGATCGACGTCGAACCCCGCCTCGCCTACATGGACGAGCACGGTCTCGCGATCCAGATCGTCTATCCGAACATCCTCGGCTTCGCCGGCAACCTGCTGATGCGCGTCGAGGACGAAGAGCACCGTGCGTTCTGCGCGACGGCCTACAACGACGCGGCTGCGGAGATGCAGAAGGCCTCCGGCGGACGGCTCTACCCGCAGGCGATGCTGCCCTTCTGGGACGTCCCGGCCGCGATCCGCGAGCTCGAACGCGCCCAGGACGACCTTGGCCTGACCGGCGTCGTCCTGACCGACAGCACCGACGACTGGGGCCTCCCGTCTCTCGGCGACCCCCATTGGGATCCGCTCTGGGACGCACTCCAGTCGCGCGGCATGCCCGTCAACTTCCACATCGGGGGCGGCGGCGGTCCCATGAAGCTATGGGGCACGTATCCGCCGGCGCGCGCCTTCGCCGCGCTGTCGACGATGGCCCAGATGGGCAACCTCGTCTGCATCACCAACCTGATCTATAGCGGCGTGCTCGATCGCTTCCCGAGCCTCAAGTTCGTTTCGGTCGAGAGTGGGATCGGCTGGCTCCCCTTCCTGATCGAGAGCCTCGAGTACCAGTACGACGAGAACGGCGTCGACGACCTGAAGCTCCGGCCGATGGACTACTTCCGGCGACAGATCTACGGCTCGTACTGGTTCGAGAAGAATCCCGCGCCGGCGATCGAAGCGCTCGGCGAGGACAACCTCATGTTCGAGACCGACTTCCCCCACGCGACGTGTCTCTATCCGGGGGTCCAGGACACGATGCGTCAGAGCCTCGCGGGACTCGACGAGCGCGTCCAGCGCAAGCTCCTCTACGAGACCGCGGCCCGGGTCTACCAGATCGACGTCGGCGTCTAG
- a CDS encoding fatty acid desaturase, with amino-acid sequence MATTADDGSSIARKDAPAVIHLGVQGVATVACLLATLELAEANDPLRWVAVSLLGVCVLTFFPLLHEAGHQTAFASRTANEVGVWLGALAMLQAPSFFREFHWEHHRSTQDLEQDPEISGAPALLDGYPRDPLSYLFLVSGQFLMVGKLGFTIACALLPRGLWRRFFPFIRETRADRVVWESRAALLVFAAVGVAAVNSPAVAFALLAWPIAHLLLGFYLMPEHTGLPNDGSQIHRTRTIRTNALVRTLMWNMPYHAEHHASPGVPYHALPALHDRLAPDLEHLSSGYLAFHADAVLRALRLR; translated from the coding sequence ATGGCGACGACCGCGGACGACGGCTCCTCCATCGCGCGAAAGGACGCGCCCGCGGTGATCCACCTCGGCGTCCAGGGGGTCGCGACGGTCGCCTGCCTGCTTGCGACGCTCGAACTCGCCGAGGCGAACGATCCGCTCCGCTGGGTCGCGGTCTCGCTCCTCGGCGTCTGCGTCCTGACCTTCTTCCCGCTGCTTCACGAAGCAGGGCATCAGACGGCCTTCGCTTCGCGCACCGCGAACGAGGTCGGGGTCTGGCTCGGCGCGCTGGCGATGCTCCAGGCGCCGAGCTTCTTTCGCGAGTTCCACTGGGAACACCACCGCTCGACCCAGGATCTCGAGCAGGATCCCGAGATCTCCGGCGCGCCGGCGCTCCTCGACGGCTACCCGCGAGATCCCTTGAGCTACCTCTTCCTCGTGAGCGGTCAGTTCCTGATGGTCGGCAAGCTCGGCTTCACGATCGCCTGCGCGCTCCTGCCGCGCGGTCTCTGGCGTCGCTTCTTTCCCTTCATCCGGGAGACGCGCGCGGATCGGGTCGTGTGGGAGAGTCGCGCGGCGCTCCTCGTCTTCGCGGCGGTCGGGGTTGCGGCGGTGAACTCGCCCGCGGTGGCGTTCGCGCTGCTCGCGTGGCCGATCGCGCATCTCCTGCTCGGCTTCTACCTCATGCCCGAGCACACGGGGCTGCCGAACGACGGCAGCCAGATCCATCGGACCCGGACGATCCGCACGAACGCGCTCGTTCGCACGCTGATGTGGAACATGCCCTACCACGCCGAGCATCACGCGAGTCCGGGCGTGCCCTACCACGCACTCCCTGCGCTCCATGATCGGCTCGCGCCGGATCTCGAGCACCTCTCGAGCGGCTATCTCGCGTTCCACGCGGACGCCGTGCTCCGCGCGCTCCGTCTTCGCTAG
- a CDS encoding malate synthase G, translating into MPAPDRVEVADLHFDPILHAFLVEELLPGSGVETGRFFAGLSSLIHEFGPRNRELLRRRDELQARIDAWHRDREGKPHDDAAYRAFLESIGYLADEGDAFAITTENVDDEVARIPAPQLVVPVSNARYAINAANARWGSLYDALYGTDALGDLPPPGPYDAARGARVIAWARTFLDEVVPLVGASWSDAIGFAVGPAGLEVAVRGAEGSVALEAPDLFVGHTGDAQTPSSLVLRHNALHLEIRIDAEDDVGRGDPANVSDVLLESAATTIMDCEDSVAAVDAEDKVACYRNWLGLVTGRLTTEVAKGGERFVRAMASDRTYVGRDGETRTLRGRSLLLVRNVGHLMTTPAVLDRDGQEVPEGLLDAFVTVLAAKRDLDGERMNSPAGSIYVVKPKMHGPDEVAFADEVFTRVEGVLDLPHDTVKIGLMDEERRTTLNLFECIRAAKARIAFINTGFLDRTGDEIHTSMEAGPMVRKGDMKAERWISAYEDWNVDTGIACGLLGRAQIGKGMWAAPDRMAQMLEEKVGHPRSGANCAWVPSPTAATLHATHYHRVDVRARQEVLRAGGPRATRDQLLEIPVAIAPSWTAEEVRAEIENNAQGILGYVVRWVDHGVGCSKVPDIHDVGLMEDRATCRISSQHIANWLRHGVVDEARVRATFERMAEVVDRQNAGDPAYEPMAPDYTGEAFLAAYDLVFQGAEQPSGYTEPILHARRARRKQQRNPD; encoded by the coding sequence ATGCCCGCACCCGACCGCGTCGAGGTGGCCGACCTCCACTTCGATCCGATCCTCCATGCCTTCCTCGTCGAAGAGCTGCTGCCCGGGTCCGGGGTCGAGACCGGTCGCTTCTTCGCGGGGCTCTCGTCCCTGATCCACGAGTTCGGACCGCGGAATCGCGAACTCCTGCGCCGGCGCGACGAGCTCCAGGCGCGGATCGACGCGTGGCACCGCGACCGCGAAGGCAAGCCCCACGACGACGCCGCCTACCGCGCCTTCCTCGAGTCCATCGGGTACCTGGCCGACGAGGGCGACGCCTTCGCGATCACGACGGAGAACGTCGATGACGAAGTCGCGCGGATCCCCGCGCCGCAGCTCGTCGTGCCGGTCTCGAACGCGCGCTACGCGATCAATGCTGCGAACGCGCGCTGGGGCTCGCTCTACGATGCGCTCTACGGGACCGATGCGTTGGGCGACCTTCCGCCGCCGGGGCCCTACGACGCGGCGCGGGGTGCGCGCGTGATCGCCTGGGCCCGGACCTTCCTCGACGAGGTCGTTCCGCTCGTGGGGGCGTCCTGGTCGGACGCGATCGGTTTTGCGGTCGGTCCGGCCGGGCTCGAGGTCGCCGTGCGCGGCGCGGAGGGATCGGTCGCGCTCGAGGCGCCGGATCTCTTCGTCGGGCATACCGGTGATGCGCAGACTCCGAGCTCCCTCGTGCTCCGGCACAACGCACTCCATCTCGAGATCCGGATCGACGCCGAGGACGACGTCGGACGAGGCGATCCGGCGAACGTGAGCGACGTTCTTCTCGAGTCCGCGGCGACGACGATCATGGACTGCGAGGATTCGGTCGCGGCGGTCGACGCGGAGGACAAGGTCGCCTGCTACCGGAACTGGCTGGGCCTCGTGACCGGACGGCTCACGACCGAAGTCGCGAAGGGCGGCGAGCGTTTCGTCCGGGCGATGGCGAGCGACCGGACCTACGTCGGACGCGACGGCGAGACGCGGACGCTTCGCGGGCGTTCGCTTCTCCTGGTCCGGAACGTCGGGCACCTGATGACGACGCCCGCCGTGCTCGATCGAGACGGCCAGGAGGTCCCGGAGGGCCTCCTCGATGCGTTCGTGACGGTATTGGCCGCCAAGCGCGATCTCGACGGTGAGCGGATGAACTCGCCGGCCGGCTCGATCTACGTTGTGAAGCCGAAGATGCACGGCCCCGACGAGGTTGCGTTCGCGGACGAGGTCTTCACCCGGGTCGAGGGCGTCCTCGACCTACCGCACGACACGGTCAAGATCGGACTGATGGACGAAGAGCGGCGCACGACGCTCAATCTCTTCGAGTGCATCCGTGCCGCGAAGGCCCGGATCGCCTTCATCAATACGGGCTTCCTCGATCGGACGGGAGACGAGATCCACACCTCGATGGAGGCCGGACCGATGGTCCGAAAGGGCGACATGAAGGCGGAGCGTTGGATCTCGGCCTACGAGGACTGGAACGTCGATACGGGGATCGCCTGCGGTCTCCTCGGCAGAGCCCAGATCGGCAAGGGCATGTGGGCCGCGCCGGATCGGATGGCCCAGATGCTCGAAGAAAAGGTCGGCCATCCTCGCTCGGGAGCGAACTGTGCCTGGGTGCCGTCGCCGACCGCCGCCACGCTTCACGCGACCCACTATCACCGGGTCGACGTCCGCGCGCGTCAGGAGGTGCTCCGCGCCGGAGGTCCTCGCGCGACGCGCGATCAGCTCCTCGAGATTCCGGTCGCGATCGCTCCGTCCTGGACCGCGGAGGAGGTTCGCGCCGAGATCGAGAACAATGCGCAGGGCATTCTCGGCTACGTCGTCCGCTGGGTCGATCACGGGGTCGGCTGCTCGAAGGTGCCGGACATCCACGACGTCGGTCTGATGGAGGACCGCGCGACGTGCCGCATCTCGAGTCAGCACATCGCGAACTGGCTTCGGCACGGCGTCGTCGACGAAGCCCGGGTCCGCGCGACCTTCGAGCGGATGGCCGAGGTCGTCGATCGGCAGAACGCCGGCGATCCCGCCTACGAGCCGATGGCCCCCGACTACACGGGCGAGGCCTTTCTCGCCGCGTACGATCTCGTCTTCCAGGGGGCGGAGCAGCCCTCGGGCTACACCGAGCCGATCCTGCACGCGCGACGCGCTCGCCGGAAGCAGCAGCGGAACCCGGACTGA
- a CDS encoding TetR/AcrR family transcriptional regulator, which yields MEPLEVPRTPARRPSQARSLRTRARLLEATVEALVELGYAGAKTTEIADRAGVSQGALYKHFPTKLDLLDEALGHLLSRLRRRFDDRFSSDPERETDPAGSVFRHLWSVFTSAELQAGFELYLAARTDAALAERVVPVIEHHRTRISHRARILFPEAARRDENFDGAVQALVSTLQGAAMVGALLPPESELAEIQQRSIERMVRAEFGRMSPTRSPA from the coding sequence ATGGAACCCCTCGAAGTCCCTCGGACGCCAGCGCGCCGGCCGAGCCAGGCCCGAAGCCTGCGGACCCGGGCTCGCCTCCTCGAAGCGACCGTCGAGGCCCTCGTCGAGCTCGGATACGCCGGGGCCAAGACGACGGAGATCGCCGACCGGGCCGGGGTCAGTCAGGGCGCGCTCTACAAACACTTCCCGACCAAGCTCGACCTGCTGGACGAGGCCCTCGGCCATCTCCTCTCGCGACTTCGGCGGCGCTTCGACGATCGATTCTCGTCGGACCCCGAACGGGAGACCGATCCGGCCGGCAGCGTCTTCCGACACCTGTGGAGCGTCTTCACGTCGGCGGAGCTCCAGGCTGGCTTCGAGCTCTATCTCGCCGCGCGCACGGATGCGGCCCTCGCCGAGCGCGTCGTCCCGGTGATCGAACACCACCGCACACGGATCAGCCACCGGGCGCGGATCCTCTTCCCGGAGGCCGCACGGCGGGACGAGAACTTCGACGGCGCCGTCCAGGCGCTCGTCAGCACGCTTCAAGGCGCCGCGATGGTCGGCGCGCTGCTTCCCCCCGAGAGCGAGCTCGCTGAGATCCAGCAGCGCTCGATCGAACGCATGGTCCGCGCCGAGTTCGGGCGGATGAGCCCGACGAGGAGCCCCGCATGA
- a CDS encoding TauD/TfdA family dioxygenase, whose product MTITVTPTDQACGAFVEGVDLSREIAPETVAEIRAAWLEHHVLVFPDQRLTDEDLERFALDFGPFGEDPFFESIPGHPHVAAIERRADETTSIFAETWHTDWSFQKNPPIGTCLYGITIPPRGGDTLYANQHLALERMPEQMRARFEGLTAIHSARLGYSKDGIYGDVESDSDRSMKIVASDEALEEESHPLVRAHPETGRLGIFGAPLSYIVGFEGVGAEESTQLMKDLHAWQTREEFLYRHAWQKDMLVLWDNRSVLHRATGGYEGHDRLLHRTTIGAPIAEDA is encoded by the coding sequence ATGACGATCACCGTGACCCCGACCGACCAGGCCTGCGGCGCTTTCGTCGAAGGCGTCGATCTCTCCCGCGAGATCGCCCCGGAGACCGTCGCCGAGATTCGCGCGGCCTGGCTCGAGCACCACGTCCTCGTGTTTCCCGACCAACGACTCACGGACGAGGACCTGGAGCGGTTCGCGCTCGACTTCGGCCCCTTCGGCGAGGATCCCTTCTTCGAGTCCATCCCGGGCCATCCGCACGTCGCTGCGATCGAGCGCAGGGCCGACGAGACGACCTCGATCTTCGCCGAGACCTGGCATACGGATTGGAGCTTCCAGAAGAATCCGCCGATCGGAACCTGTCTCTACGGAATCACGATCCCTCCGCGGGGCGGCGACACGCTCTACGCGAACCAGCACCTCGCGCTCGAACGGATGCCCGAACAGATGCGCGCGCGATTCGAAGGGCTGACGGCGATCCACTCCGCGCGCCTGGGCTACTCGAAGGACGGCATCTACGGCGACGTCGAGTCGGACTCCGACCGGAGCATGAAGATCGTGGCCTCGGACGAAGCCCTCGAAGAAGAGTCCCATCCCCTCGTTCGCGCTCACCCCGAGACCGGTCGCCTCGGGATCTTCGGCGCCCCGCTCTCCTACATCGTCGGATTCGAGGGCGTCGGAGCGGAGGAGAGCACGCAGCTCATGAAGGACCTCCACGCCTGGCAGACCCGCGAGGAGTTCCTCTATCGCCACGCCTGGCAGAAGGACATGCTCGTCCTATGGGACAACCGGAGCGTCCTCCACCGCGCGACCGGCGGCTACGAAGGCCACGATCGGCTACTCCATCGGACGACGATCGGCGCGCCGATCGCAGAGGATGCCTGA
- a CDS encoding DUF2270 domain-containing protein: protein MNLDPGSSTTVLVHYYRAMVGRADTWRVRMDTTTHWAIGATAALISFALGAPEIPHYVVFLASFLTFIFLLLEGRRLAFYHLWQQRVLLLEEHFISRATAPAATRDGEIDLDALHRALAPHLGQTVPTMSLRKAMSRRLRRVYVYLFLSQVFAWIVKLAIHPSSAASFDEWLARASVGAIPGAGVLTLVIGIMLVGAVLAAFGGGPWSKDKTPL from the coding sequence ATGAATCTCGATCCCGGATCCAGCACGACCGTTCTCGTCCACTACTACCGCGCGATGGTCGGGCGGGCGGATACCTGGCGCGTGCGGATGGACACGACGACCCACTGGGCGATCGGTGCGACGGCGGCGTTGATCTCGTTCGCCCTCGGCGCGCCCGAGATCCCCCACTACGTCGTCTTCTTGGCGTCCTTCCTGACCTTCATCTTCCTGCTCCTGGAAGGAAGGCGGCTCGCCTTCTACCACCTCTGGCAGCAGCGCGTCCTCCTCCTCGAAGAACACTTCATCTCCCGGGCCACCGCGCCGGCGGCCACGCGAGACGGCGAGATCGACCTCGACGCGCTCCACCGTGCGCTCGCGCCCCATCTCGGGCAGACGGTGCCGACGATGTCGCTTCGCAAGGCGATGTCGCGACGGCTCCGGCGGGTGTACGTCTACCTCTTCCTGTCGCAGGTCTTCGCCTGGATCGTGAAGCTGGCGATCCATCCGTCCTCGGCCGCCTCTTTCGACGAATGGCTCGCGCGCGCCTCGGTCGGTGCGATCCCGGGCGCCGGCGTCCTCACGCTCGTGATCGGCATCATGCTCGTCGGCGCCGTCCTCGCCGCCTTCGGCGGTGGCCCCTGGTCGAAGGACAAGACGCCGCTCTAG
- a CDS encoding epoxide hydrolase 1 yields MSIEPFEASIPDAAIEDVTERLSRTRWPETLPDAGWGYGADLETVKAYAEHWRTSFDWRAVEAKFNAYEQGIATAEGERIHFLHAPSPEPGATPLLITHGWPGSVVEFLEIIEPLRNPSAHGGAAEDAYHVVCPHIPGYGFSGPTRTAGFHVDRAAAAIDDLMQQLGYARYLAQGGDWGAVITRRLAEAHAEHVIGAHFNMLFALPTDMSAPDVWEGVTPKELEAFSRAATNVADGTGYSAIQGTKPQTLAFGMHDSPVALLAWQLEKFESWSDASLEDGFTKDQVLANVALYWFTETAHSASRLYCESMRAGNYAADPWSGQVDVPVGYCRYPGEMLQTPRVWAERRYTDIVHWTAAPSGGHFAAFENPDFFLEDVRAFGRAVRAR; encoded by the coding sequence GTGTCGATCGAACCCTTCGAAGCCTCCATTCCCGACGCCGCGATCGAGGACGTGACCGAGCGCTTGTCGCGCACCCGCTGGCCCGAGACGCTCCCCGACGCCGGCTGGGGCTACGGTGCCGATCTCGAGACCGTGAAGGCCTATGCGGAGCACTGGCGGACTTCGTTCGACTGGCGCGCCGTCGAGGCGAAGTTCAACGCCTACGAGCAGGGAATCGCGACCGCCGAGGGCGAGCGGATCCACTTCCTGCACGCGCCGTCGCCGGAGCCGGGGGCCACGCCGCTCCTCATCACCCACGGCTGGCCCGGGAGCGTGGTCGAGTTCCTCGAGATCATCGAACCGCTTCGCAATCCATCGGCCCACGGCGGCGCCGCCGAGGACGCCTATCACGTCGTCTGTCCGCACATCCCGGGCTACGGCTTCTCCGGTCCGACGCGGACCGCCGGCTTCCACGTCGACCGCGCCGCCGCCGCGATCGACGACCTGATGCAGCAGCTCGGCTACGCGCGCTATCTCGCGCAGGGCGGGGACTGGGGCGCCGTGATCACGCGGAGACTCGCCGAGGCGCACGCCGAGCACGTGATCGGCGCGCACTTCAACATGCTCTTCGCGCTGCCGACCGACATGAGCGCGCCGGACGTCTGGGAGGGGGTCACGCCGAAGGAGCTCGAAGCGTTCTCGCGTGCCGCTACGAACGTCGCCGACGGGACCGGCTACAGCGCGATCCAGGGAACGAAGCCCCAGACCCTCGCCTTCGGCATGCACGACTCGCCGGTCGCGCTCCTCGCCTGGCAGCTCGAGAAGTTCGAGTCCTGGAGTGACGCCAGCCTCGAGGACGGCTTCACGAAGGATCAGGTGCTCGCGAACGTCGCGCTCTACTGGTTCACCGAGACGGCCCACTCCGCTTCGCGCCTCTACTGCGAGTCGATGCGCGCGGGCAACTACGCGGCGGATCCCTGGAGCGGCCAGGTCGACGTCCCCGTCGGCTATTGCCGCTATCCCGGCGAGATGTTGCAGACACCGCGGGTCTGGGCCGAGCGGCGCTACACGGACATCGTCCACTGGACCGCGGCGCCGAGCGGCGGCCACTTCGCGGCCTTCGAGAATCCCGACTTCTTCCTGGAGGACGTGCGCGCGTTCGGTCGTGCGGTTCGCGCTCGCTAG